Proteins encoded together in one Candidatus Dependentiae bacterium window:
- a CDS encoding ankyrin repeat domain-containing protein — MKKYILILLTGVAFQNLVGMQRKTWDEKVFDALRPNSMRNPLFLNTDEAKSSTFTAPEIRKKQEKLLKNMSATERKQYKELQEQQTAEIKKLLERGASANATGKYGELILVEAVGFVNLPLVKILLEKGAQINQEDNDRNTPLATALMIGDIPMVKFLIDNGADINLLRTNAQGVKESLLHRAIRHGSVYQVELLLAFGIDHTIKDSNGQTALELAKNVAQLGNLPAKAPAYTTLADIQYIPQTIEKYIKVLEQATTKPTKDTLREAVKQGYLVLVKKLLQKMNFTSQELSEYGLLAEQEFKRSKLDIYKYIAELLRKYQEALDTLARASSKTGDQMPPEVARLIAKKVIGYTASSKN; from the coding sequence ATGAAAAAATATATTTTAATCTTATTAACTGGTGTAGCGTTTCAAAACCTAGTCGGTATGCAGAGAAAAACTTGGGATGAAAAAGTATTTGATGCTCTAAGACCAAATAGCATGAGAAATCCGTTATTTTTAAATACCGATGAAGCTAAATCTTCAACATTTACAGCACCGGAAATACGAAAAAAACAGGAGAAATTACTAAAAAATATGAGCGCAACTGAACGTAAGCAATATAAAGAGTTACAAGAACAACAAACAGCCGAAATAAAAAAACTTTTAGAGCGAGGTGCTAGTGCCAACGCAACAGGCAAATATGGTGAGTTGATACTTGTTGAAGCTGTTGGATTTGTGAATCTTCCCTTAGTAAAAATATTATTAGAAAAAGGTGCTCAAATTAATCAAGAGGATAACGACCGCAATACCCCTTTAGCTACCGCTTTAATGATTGGTGATATTCCTATGGTTAAGTTTCTTATTGATAACGGAGCAGATATTAATTTATTAAGAACGAATGCTCAAGGTGTCAAAGAAAGCTTACTACACAGGGCCATAAGACATGGTTCTGTATACCAGGTTGAACTGTTATTGGCATTCGGTATAGATCACACTATTAAAGATAGTAATGGACAGACAGCCCTTGAACTAGCCAAAAATGTTGCTCAATTAGGTAATTTGCCAGCTAAGGCCCCAGCTTATACTACTTTAGCAGATATACAGTACATACCCCAAACTATAGAAAAATATATAAAAGTATTAGAGCAAGCTACTACTAAACCAACTAAAGATACTCTGCGAGAAGCTGTTAAGCAAGGGTATTTAGTTTTAGTTAAAAAGCTATTACAAAAAATGAATTTTACTTCTCAAGAGTTAAGTGAGTATGGCTTATTGGCAGAACAAGAGTTTAAGAGGTCAAAATTAGACATTTATAAGTATATAGCAGAGCTCTTAAGAAAATATCAGGAAGCATTAGATACTCTTGCACGAGCATCTTCTAAAACAGGCGATCAAATGCCTCCAGAAGTAGCTCGTCTAATTGCAAAAAAGGTTATAGGTTATACAGCTTCTTCTAAAAATTAG